A window of Panicum virgatum strain AP13 chromosome 8K, P.virgatum_v5, whole genome shotgun sequence contains these coding sequences:
- the LOC120643919 gene encoding F-box/LRR-repeat protein 12-like codes for MERETMDVSLENYTSCLSDDCLLSIFNRLESELDRNAFGLTCRNWLKVRNIGRKSLTFHCSFNPKIDKEHAKCIPKFLACSPSLKRISLAGLTELPDSAMNALRMSGSSMRSLSLYCCSAITDDGLAQVAIGCPNLVVVELQSCFNITDAGLESLSKGCHALKSLNLGSCTGISDRGVSAIFSNCSNICTLIITGCRRLSGIGFRGCPSTLHYLEAESCMLSPDGLLDVVSGGGLEYLNLHKLGSSTGLDGLGGLAFARSLRTLNLRMCRYLTDDSVTAIASGCPFLEEWNLAVCHGVHLPGGSAIRLHCNKLRVLHVNRCRNICDQSLVALGNGCPHLEVLHINSCVKITNNGLALFAISRPLVNIRVDEVMSIGPSIENLFRMQ; via the coding sequence ATGGAAAGAGAGACGATGGATGTCAGCTTGGAAAACTACACCAGTTGCCTATCTGATGATTGCTTGCTTTCTATATTTAACAGGCTTGAAAGTGAGTTGGACAGGAATGCTTTTGGTTTAACTTGCAGGAATTGGCTGAAGGTTCGAAACATTGGTCGGAAATCATTAACATTCCATTGTTCTTTTAACCCTAAAATAGATAAGGAGCATGCCAAGTGCATCCCAAAGTTTTTGGCTTGCTCACCTAGTCTTAAGAGGATATCCCTTGCtgggctcacagagctacctgACTCTGCTATGAACGCTCTTAGAATGTCTGGATCATCTATGCGATCCCTTTCATTGTATTGCTGTTCTGCTATAACAGATGATGGTCTAGCACAGGTGGCGATTGGATGCCCAAATTTGGTGGTTGTTGAACTTCAAAGCTGCTTTAATATTACAGATGCTGGTTTGGAAAGCCTTTCAAAGGGCTGCCATGCTTTGAAGAGTCTAAACCTTGGTTCTTGCACAGGCATTTCAGACCGAGGGGTCTCTGCAATCTTTAGCAATTGCTCAAACATCTGCACACTGATCATTACTGGTTGCAGGCGTCTGTCTGGTATTGGATTCAGAGGTTGTCCCAGTACACTTCATTATCTTGAAGCTGAATCTTGCATGCTTTCTCCAGATGGTTTGTTGGACGTAGTTAGTGGTGGTGGACTTGAGTACCTAAACTTGCACAAGTTAGGAAGCTCAACTGGGCTGGATGGCTTGGGTGGCCTTGCTTTTGCTAGAAGCCTCCGCACCCTGAACCTCAGGATGTGTCGCTACCTCACAGATGACTCTGTGACGGCAATAGCCAGTGGGTGCCCATTTCTTGAGGAGTGGAACCTTGCTGTCTGCCATGGGGTCCATTTACCTGGTGGGTCTGCGATCAGGTTGCATTGCAACAAGCTGAGAGTTCTGCATGTGAACCGCTGCCGAAACATCTGTGACCAGAGTTTGGTGGCCCTTGGCAATGGTTGTCCCCACCTTGAAGTTCTGCACATAAATAGCTGTGTCAAGATTACCAATAATGGCCTGGCTTTATTTGCCATTTCCAGGCCCCTGGTGAACATAAGAGTGGATGAAGTTATGTCCATTGGTCCTTCCATTGAGAATTTGTTCCGGATGCAATGA